The following are encoded together in the Robertmurraya sp. FSL R5-0851 genome:
- a CDS encoding DUF1028 domain-containing protein, translated as MTFSIVGYDPKEKEWGIAVQSKFLGVGAVVPFAKAGVGAVATQSYANTAYGPEALQLFSEGKSAEEVIEIITSRDEDKDLRQVGVIDANGNAATFTGEKCYDWAGGITGEHFAAQGNILVDEKTVQAMAKTFQETSGTLAERLLAALNAGQEAGGDSRGQQSAALLVVKEAGGYGGYNDRFIDLRVDDHPEPIKELIRVFGLQQLYFAPPRLERMAAIEGHVKEELVACLRRHGYLELYVDEESVHKALTRYIHTENFEARELERGKIDLDVLEYMKK; from the coding sequence ATGACGTTTTCAATCGTAGGTTATGACCCAAAGGAGAAAGAATGGGGAATTGCGGTGCAGTCGAAGTTTTTAGGAGTGGGAGCCGTGGTTCCGTTCGCGAAGGCTGGGGTAGGTGCTGTTGCGACGCAGTCTTACGCGAATACGGCCTATGGTCCAGAGGCACTACAGTTGTTTTCAGAAGGGAAGTCAGCGGAAGAGGTGATCGAAATCATTACTTCACGTGATGAGGACAAGGATCTGCGTCAGGTTGGTGTGATCGATGCGAACGGGAATGCTGCTACTTTTACCGGTGAAAAATGCTATGACTGGGCCGGTGGAATCACTGGCGAGCATTTTGCTGCACAGGGCAATATTTTAGTCGACGAAAAGACCGTACAAGCGATGGCCAAAACGTTTCAAGAGACAAGTGGCACCCTGGCAGAACGCTTGCTTGCCGCATTAAATGCCGGGCAAGAGGCTGGCGGTGACAGTCGTGGTCAGCAATCTGCGGCCCTATTAGTAGTAAAGGAAGCGGGTGGTTATGGTGGATACAATGACCGCTTCATCGATCTTCGTGTCGACGATCATCCGGAACCAATTAAAGAGCTGATTCGCGTGTTTGGTTTGCAGCAGCTATACTTTGCTCCTCCTAGACTTGAGCGTATGGCTGCGATTGAAGGGCATGTGAAAGAAGAGCTGGTCGCATGTTTAAGACGTCACGGATATTTGGAATTGTATGTGGATGAGGAGAGCGTACATAAGGCTCTGACTCGTTATATACATACTGAGAACTTTGAAGCGCGTGAGTTAGAGCGTGGGAAAATTGATTTGGACGTGCTGGAGTATATGAAAAAGTAA
- the secA gene encoding preprotein translocase subunit SecA encodes MLGMLNKVFDPNKRELKRLTKLSEEIEKLAPRMEALSDDELRAKTDEFKSRYQGGESLDDLLVEAFAVVREGAKRVLGLYPYPVQLMGGASLHEGNISEMKTGEGKTLTSTMPVYLNALSGRGVHVVTVNEYLASRDATEMGQLYTFLGLTVGLNTNGLSKEEKQAAYACDITYSTNNELGFDYLRDNMVLYKEQKVQRPLYYAVIDEVDSILIDEARTPLIISGSAQKSTALYIQANAFVRTLKKEEDFTYDEKTKGVQLTEDGINRAERAFGIENLFDIRHVALNHHIGQALKAHASMHLDVDYVVQDGEIVIVDQFTGRLMKGRRYSDGLHQAIEAKEGLEVQNESMTLATITFQNYFRMYEKLSGMTGTAKTEEEEFRNIYNMNVIVIPTNRPIARDDRADLIYATMDGKFRAVVEDIAERNSKGQPVLVGTVAIETSELISKYLTKKGIRHNVLNAKNHGREAEIIAEAGHKGAVTIATNMAGRGTDIKLGEGVKEVGGLAVIGTERHESRRIDNQLRGRSGRQGDPGVTQFYLSMEDELMRRFGSDNMKAMMTRLGMDDSQPIQSKMVSRAVESAQKRVEGNNFDARKQLLSYDDVLRQQREILYTQRNEVLESENLRGIVERMIETVVSRSVEVHTPSFEDRDKWNLQGIIDYVNGNLLHEGDVTVEDLRGKEPEAMTELILAKVKERYDEKEEQLSFEQMREFEKVVVLRAVDSKWIDHIDAMDQLRQGIHLRAYGQIDPLREYNHEGFAMFESMIAAIEEDVAKYVMKAEIRNNLERQEVAKGQAVNPKEDGEKAVKKKPVTKAMDVGRNDPCICGSGKKYKNCCGSLD; translated from the coding sequence ATGCTTGGAATGTTAAATAAAGTGTTTGATCCAAATAAAAGAGAATTAAAACGCCTAACCAAACTGAGTGAAGAGATTGAAAAATTGGCACCAAGAATGGAAGCGTTGAGCGATGACGAGCTTCGTGCTAAAACGGACGAGTTCAAGTCTCGCTATCAAGGTGGCGAATCACTGGATGATTTGCTTGTTGAAGCGTTTGCCGTTGTGCGCGAAGGAGCCAAGCGTGTACTTGGGCTTTACCCGTATCCTGTTCAGCTCATGGGGGGCGCGTCTCTTCATGAAGGAAACATTTCCGAGATGAAGACAGGGGAAGGGAAAACGTTAACGTCTACCATGCCTGTATACTTAAACGCCCTATCTGGTAGAGGCGTTCACGTCGTAACGGTGAACGAATACTTGGCAAGCCGTGACGCGACAGAAATGGGTCAGCTTTATACGTTCTTAGGCTTAACAGTAGGTTTAAACACAAACGGCCTTTCAAAAGAAGAAAAGCAAGCTGCGTATGCTTGTGATATAACATATTCTACGAACAATGAACTTGGCTTCGATTATCTTCGCGATAACATGGTTCTGTACAAAGAGCAAAAAGTACAGCGTCCGCTTTACTACGCGGTTATTGACGAAGTGGATTCGATCTTAATTGACGAAGCACGTACACCATTGATCATTTCTGGTTCAGCTCAAAAGTCGACGGCTCTTTATATCCAAGCGAATGCATTCGTTCGTACGCTGAAAAAAGAAGAAGACTTCACGTACGACGAAAAGACCAAGGGTGTTCAGCTGACGGAAGACGGAATCAATAGAGCAGAGCGCGCGTTTGGCATCGAGAACTTATTCGACATTCGTCACGTAGCGTTGAACCATCATATCGGACAAGCGCTGAAGGCACACGCAAGTATGCATTTAGATGTGGACTATGTGGTGCAGGACGGCGAAATCGTGATTGTTGACCAGTTTACAGGTCGTCTGATGAAGGGACGTCGTTATAGCGATGGTCTTCACCAAGCGATTGAAGCGAAGGAAGGTCTTGAGGTTCAAAACGAGAGCATGACGCTCGCAACGATTACGTTCCAGAACTATTTCCGTATGTATGAAAAATTGTCAGGAATGACGGGTACAGCGAAAACAGAGGAAGAGGAATTCCGTAATATTTATAATATGAATGTTATTGTGATTCCAACAAATCGTCCGATTGCTCGTGATGACCGTGCCGATTTAATCTACGCAACGATGGACGGGAAATTCCGTGCGGTTGTAGAAGATATTGCTGAGCGTAACAGCAAGGGCCAACCCGTTCTAGTGGGTACCGTTGCGATTGAAACATCTGAATTAATCTCCAAATACCTAACGAAAAAAGGTATTCGCCATAATGTGTTAAACGCGAAGAACCACGGGCGCGAGGCAGAAATCATTGCTGAAGCAGGTCATAAGGGTGCGGTAACGATCGCTACCAACATGGCTGGTCGTGGTACGGATATCAAGCTTGGTGAAGGGGTAAAAGAGGTTGGCGGATTAGCCGTTATTGGTACGGAGCGCCATGAGAGCCGTCGGATTGATAACCAGCTTCGTGGACGTTCGGGTCGTCAAGGAGATCCAGGGGTCACACAGTTCTATCTTTCTATGGAAGACGAGCTGATGCGCCGATTCGGTTCTGACAATATGAAGGCGATGATGACACGTCTTGGCATGGACGATTCACAGCCGATCCAAAGTAAAATGGTATCCAGAGCTGTTGAATCGGCACAAAAACGTGTAGAAGGAAACAACTTCGATGCACGTAAGCAGCTTCTATCTTATGACGATGTTCTTCGTCAGCAACGTGAAATTTTATACACGCAAAGAAATGAAGTACTTGAGTCTGAGAATCTGCGTGGAATCGTGGAGAGAATGATCGAAACGGTTGTTAGCCGTAGCGTTGAAGTTCATACACCAAGCTTTGAGGATCGTGATAAGTGGAACCTGCAAGGCATCATTGACTACGTGAACGGAAATCTTCTTCACGAAGGTGACGTAACGGTGGAAGACCTACGAGGCAAAGAGCCAGAGGCTATGACAGAATTAATTCTTGCAAAAGTGAAGGAGCGCTACGACGAAAAAGAAGAGCAGCTTTCATTCGAGCAAATGCGTGAATTCGAAAAAGTGGTTGTGCTTCGTGCCGTTGACTCGAAGTGGATTGACCATATCGATGCCATGGATCAGCTTCGTCAAGGAATTCACTTACGTGCGTACGGTCAGATCGACCCACTTCGCGAATACAACCACGAAGGCTTTGCGATGTTCGAAAGCATGATCGCAGCCATCGAAGAGGATGTAGCGAAGTACGTTATGAAGGCAGAAATCCGAAACAACCTAGAGCGTCAAGAGGTTGCCAAGGGCCAAGCAGTAAACCCGAAGGAAGACGGCGAAAAAGCAGTCAAGAAAAAGCCCGTAACCAAGGCAATGGATGTCGGCCGTAACGACCCATGTATCTGTGGAAGCGGCAAAAAGTATAAAAACTGCTGCGGAAGCTTAGACTAG
- a CDS encoding chromate transporter: protein MIYWQLFLAFFIPGILGYGGGPASIPLVENEVVDRYEWLSVNEFSEVLALGNALPGPIATKMAGYIGYEVGGIFGAVVAVFATVAPSLILMVTLLGLLMKYKESPKVKRLTILVRPVIAVLLGVMTYDFFFSSYEGVGIWQTIGIGVIAFVLMERLKVHPAYVIAGALVYGGVFLG, encoded by the coding sequence ATGATTTATTGGCAATTGTTTTTGGCGTTTTTTATTCCGGGAATTCTCGGTTATGGTGGGGGACCAGCTTCGATTCCACTGGTTGAAAATGAAGTGGTCGATCGGTATGAATGGTTGTCTGTTAATGAATTTAGTGAGGTGCTCGCGTTAGGGAATGCACTGCCAGGACCGATTGCGACGAAAATGGCCGGGTATATTGGTTATGAAGTGGGTGGTATCTTCGGAGCCGTGGTTGCTGTATTTGCTACGGTGGCACCGTCGTTAATTTTGATGGTCACCTTACTCGGTTTATTGATGAAATATAAGGAATCACCAAAGGTAAAGCGACTTACCATATTGGTGCGACCAGTCATTGCTGTCCTCTTAGGGGTGATGACGTATGATTTCTTTTTCTCTTCTTATGAAGGAGTGGGTATTTGGCAAACCATTGGGATTGGTGTCATTGCCTTTGTGTTGATGGAAAGGCTGAAGGTTCATCCTGCCTATGTGATAGCGGGTGCGCTTGTTTATGGTGGGGTATTTTTGGGATAA
- a CDS encoding chromate transporter: MKHRQLFIAFFRSGILGYGGGPSSIPLVKKEVVDTFKWMDSDEFGDILALANALPGPINTKMAGYIGYRVCGVLGLLNALFASILPSIFFMIILLNVLNTYKDEPWVRGMSMAVVPVVAVMLATLTWDFVKKSSSSSLGWGWTLLFVVVSLVLLQFLNVHPAIIIFALLLSALLKKDPEKSKEKEKTSA, translated from the coding sequence ATGAAGCACAGACAGTTATTTATCGCCTTCTTCCGCTCAGGAATTCTGGGCTACGGTGGGGGGCCATCATCAATTCCTCTTGTGAAAAAGGAAGTTGTCGATACATTCAAATGGATGGATTCGGATGAGTTTGGCGATATTTTGGCCCTGGCCAATGCCTTGCCAGGGCCAATTAATACGAAGATGGCTGGTTATATTGGGTATCGTGTATGTGGTGTGTTAGGACTTTTAAATGCCCTTTTTGCCTCGATTTTACCGAGTATTTTTTTCATGATTATTTTGCTAAATGTACTAAATACCTACAAAGACGAACCATGGGTGCGAGGGATGTCGATGGCCGTGGTGCCAGTCGTTGCGGTGATGCTCGCAACATTAACTTGGGATTTTGTAAAAAAATCATCGAGCTCTAGTCTCGGTTGGGGTTGGACTCTTCTTTTTGTTGTAGTGAGCCTTGTGCTGCTTCAATTTTTAAATGTACATCCTGCAATCATTATTTTTGCTTTATTACTCAGTGCATTATTGAAAAAAGATCCTGAGAAGTCTAAGGAAAAGGAGAAGACGTCCGCATGA
- a CDS encoding SEC-C metal-binding domain-containing protein has product MAASYNRNAPCTCGSGKKYKKCCGLKEAISINSLIEREIEQIQAKVISDVDYMYGDEIDEDFDRYVLPALVDDEKEIEFFGFIHTVWFALFKQVDQNMTFLQDFIHHRDKTVTRASLRDIVASWHSPRPVAGRMLELTPTSVTMKDTLTDEHLQIKLLQPSAAEPNSFIFGFIVPYREEWIFFPTFFDLEGESDQRDEEFIKQEFAESKYDDPIEFLKNQLLYVMNEIQFLSAEVNIDNFNWPLPVHKVIAELLVQEFKSYGSPPELTGTGIALWNRYCQIKPKQVKSKSVYVAAVQYVAMEVHPLVDLTINEFALETNVSAASLGRIVRDLKTTLTPELRELRAMILEDLQIELEEDEYLK; this is encoded by the coding sequence ATGGCAGCTTCATATAATAGAAATGCACCATGTACATGTGGGAGCGGGAAAAAATATAAAAAATGTTGTGGCTTAAAAGAAGCCATTTCGATTAACTCATTAATAGAACGGGAGATTGAGCAAATCCAAGCAAAGGTCATCAGTGATGTGGATTATATGTACGGTGATGAAATTGACGAGGATTTTGATCGGTATGTCCTTCCTGCACTTGTTGATGATGAAAAGGAAATTGAGTTTTTTGGCTTTATTCATACCGTATGGTTCGCCCTTTTCAAACAAGTGGACCAAAACATGACGTTTTTACAGGACTTCATCCATCATCGTGATAAAACAGTCACAAGAGCAAGTTTACGAGACATCGTCGCTTCTTGGCACAGCCCTCGTCCGGTTGCAGGGAGAATGCTTGAGCTGACGCCAACTAGTGTAACAATGAAGGATACGCTGACCGATGAGCATCTACAAATTAAGCTTCTTCAGCCATCAGCTGCTGAGCCAAACTCCTTCATCTTCGGATTTATCGTTCCATATCGTGAGGAGTGGATCTTTTTCCCGACATTCTTTGACCTTGAAGGGGAATCAGATCAAAGGGATGAAGAATTTATTAAGCAGGAGTTTGCTGAAAGCAAATACGATGACCCCATCGAGTTTTTGAAAAATCAGCTCCTTTATGTGATGAACGAAATTCAATTTTTATCAGCCGAAGTGAACATCGACAACTTCAATTGGCCACTCCCTGTTCACAAGGTGATTGCCGAGTTGTTGGTCCAAGAGTTTAAGAGCTATGGTTCACCACCAGAACTAACCGGAACGGGAATCGCGCTTTGGAATCGTTATTGTCAAATCAAGCCAAAGCAGGTGAAAAGCAAGTCTGTGTACGTGGCGGCAGTTCAGTATGTGGCGATGGAGGTTCATCCATTAGTTGATTTGACGATTAATGAGTTTGCCTTAGAGACGAACGTTTCTGCGGCTAGTCTTGGAAGAATTGTCAGGGACTTAAAGACCACGCTCACTCCTGAATTACGAGAACTCCGTGCGATGATTTTAGAAGACTTGCAGATTGAACTAGAAGAGGATGAGTATTTAAAGTAG